In Anoplopoma fimbria isolate UVic2021 breed Golden Eagle Sablefish chromosome 12, Afim_UVic_2022, whole genome shotgun sequence, one DNA window encodes the following:
- the lrrc23 gene encoding leucine-rich repeat-containing protein 23, translated as MSEMDEDAPLSEVEGEEEAPQQGAEDLEKVQVCHLTKETISRGLSLLCQTGNGLGHAFVKLDLKDNKLNDIAAISNYTHLRFVDVSNNHLIDLSPLASLTQLIWLKVDNNAVKCFKGQPFAQLTFLKCLSMAMNRLTDLDGLVGPALESLNLAGNGIQRLNGLQSGCFANLVTLELRGNKLETTDGINLPNLRQLYLAQNGINLLEGLEKLERLTTLHLRDNQLDTLDGLSPNMKCLQYLNVRGNAIVDEKALQSLALVSKTLRALVLSDNPLVETTDYRLSVLILLPQLERLDKDPVSPRRWPRPGRESKELKEEEVI; from the exons CAGGTTTGCCATTTGACCAAAGAAACCATAAGTCGGGGGCTCTCGTTGCTGTGCCAAACAGGAAATGGACTTGGACATGCATTTGTCAAACTCGACCTAAAAGACAA CAAACTGAACGACATTGCTGCGATCAGCAATTATACTCACCTACGTTTTGTGGATGTATCCAACAACCACCTTATTGATCTTTCTCCTCTGGCATCTCTCACCCAGCTGATCTGGCTGAAG GTTGACAATAATGCTGTGAAATGCTTCAAAGGGCAACCCTTCGCTCAGTTGACCTTCTTGAAGTGTCTGAGTATGGCAATGAACCGGCTAACAGATCTGGACGGCCTGGTCGGGCCTGCATTGGAGAGCCTCAATCTTGCAG GTAACGGTATTCAGAGATTGAATGGTCTCCAGAGTGGCTGTTTTGCCAACCTGGTAACTCTGGAGCTGAGGGGAAACAAATTGGAAACCACTGATGGCATCAACCTTCCCAACCTGCGGCAATTATATCTG GCCCAAAATGGCATCAATCTTTTGGAGGGTTTAGAGAAATTGGAGCGCCTCACCACCCTTCACCTCCGAGACAACCAGCTAGATACTCTGGATGGCCTCAGCCCCAACATGAAGTGTCTCCAATACCTCAATGTCAG AGGAAATGCAATCGTCGATGAGAAGGCCCTACAAAGCCTTGCGCTTGTGTCAAAAACTCTGCGAGCTTTAGTCCTCTCTGACAATCCTCTGGTGGAAACAACGGACTACCGGCTGAGCGTACTGATTCTCCTGCCACAGCTGGAGCGACTTGACAAAGACCCCGTCTCCCCGAGGAGATGGCCGAGGCCTGGGAGAGAATCAAAG GAACTTAAAGAAGAGGAAGTCATTTGA
- the tktb gene encoding transketolase-like protein 2, which translates to MTSYHKPDEKTLQGLKDAANKLRINSIKATCASNSGHPTSCCSAAELMSVLFFNTMRYKPDDPRNQCNDRFVLSKGHAAPILYAAWAEAGFVKESDLLNLRKIDCDLEGHPTPKLAFVDVATGSLGQGLGAACGMAYTGKHFDKSGYRVYCMMGDGECSEGSVWEAMAFASYYKLDNLVAIMDVNRLGQSEAAPLKHDMDTYRKRCEAFGWNTFVVDGHDVEELCKAFWQAKQVKGKPTCIVAKTFKGKGLKNIEDLDNWHGKPIPKDKVDSVLKDLQALIQVPNKSLTPELPKDDTAPADLSTISLPSPPAYKKGDKMATRRAYGIALAKLGEASKRVVALDGDTKNSTFSETFKKAFPDRYIECFIAEQNMVGVAIGCATRDRTVAFASTFAAFFSRAYDQIRMGAISQSNVNLVGSHCGVSIGEDGPSQMALEDLAMFRAIPTCTVFYPSDAVSTERAVELSANTKGICFIRTSRPETAVLYSPDEKFEVGIAKVVRQSDNDCVTVVGAGVTLHEALTAADMLASEGKNIRVIDPFTIKPLDAATILTSARATRGQIITVEDHYKEGGLGEAVLAAVGKEPGIIVTRLAVSGVPRSGKSEELLDIFKISAKHIADAVRQTFAN; encoded by the exons ATGACGAGCTACCACAAGCCCGATGAGAAAACCCTGCAGGGGCTGAAAGACGCCGCCAATAAGCTCAGGATCAACTCCATCAAGGCGACATGCGCCTCTAACTCTGG TCACCCCACATCATGTTGCAGTGCAGCGGAGCTCATGTCGGTGCTCTTTTTCAACACCATGCGCTACAAACCAGACGACCCTCGCAACCAGTGCAACGACCGCTTTGTGCTCTCAAAG GGTCATGCTGCACCTATCCTGTATGCTGCATGGGCAGAGGCTGGTTTCGTGAAGGAGTCTGATCTGCTCAACCTGCGCAAGATTGACTGTGACCTGGAGGGGCACCCCACACCA AAATTGGCCTTTGTTGACGTGGCTACAGGATCTCTGGGACAGGGTCTTGGGGCTGCCTGTGGGATGGCATACACTGgcaaacactttgacaaatcagg ATACCGTGTGTACTGCATGATGGGTGATGGCGAGTGTTCAGAGGGCTCGGTGTGGGAGGCCATGGCCTTTGCCTCCTACTACAAGCTGGACAACTTGGTGGCTATCATGGATGTCAATCGGCTCGGTCAGAGTGAAGCTGCACCTCTGAAGCACGACATGGACACCTACCGCAAGCGCTGTGAGGCCTTCGG GTGGAACACATTTGTTGTTGATGGACACGATGTGGAGGAGCTGTGCAAAGCTTTCTGGCAGGCTAAGCAGGTGAAGGGCAAGCCCACTTGCATTGTCGCCAAGACGTTTAAGGGCAAAGGACTCAAAA ATATTGAGGATCTTGACAACTGGCATGGAAAGCCCATCCCCAAGGACAAGGTGGACAGCGTCCTGAAAGACCTGCAGGCCCTGATCCAGGTCCCCAACAAGTCCCTGACCCCGGAGCTGCCCAAAGACGACACCGCACCCGCAGACCTTAGCACCATCTCCCTGCCTTCACCCCCAGCATACAAAAAGGGAGACAAG ATGGCAACAAGGCGTGCATACGGCATTGCACTGGCCAAACTTGGTGAGGCAAGCAAGAGGGTGGTGGCCCTCGATGGAGACACCAAAAACTCCACTTTCTCAGAGACATTCAAGAAGGCCTTCCCCGACCGCTACATCGAGTGCTTCATCGCTGAACAGAACATG GTGGGAGTGGCGATTGGCTGTGCCACACGTGACCGCACGGTAGCGTTTGCCAGCACTTTTGCCGCCTTTTTCTCCAGAGCCTACGACCAGATCCGTATGGGAGCCATCTCCCAGTCCAATGTCAACCTGGTGGGTTCCCACTGCGGAGTCTCTATTG GTGAGGACGGTCCGTCCCAGATGGCCCTAGAGGACTTGGCCATGTTCCGTGCCATTCCAACATGTACTGTGTTTTACCCCAGTGATGCAGTGTCCACAGAGAGAGCTGTTGAGCTGTCAGCCAACACCAAG GGCATCTGTTTCATCCGTACCAGTAGACCAGAGACTGCAGTCCTCTACTCTCCAGATGAGAAGTTTGAAGTGGGAATAGCCAAG GTTGTGCGCCAGTCTGACAACGATTGTGTGACTGTGGTTGGAGCTGGTGTTACTCTGCATGAGGCCCTCACTGCTGCTGATATGCTGGCCAGTGAAG GGAAGAACATCCGTGTGATTGACCCATTCACCATCAAGCCCTTGGATGCCGCCACCATTCTGACCAGTGCCAGAGCCACAAGGGGACAGATCATCACTGTGGAGGACCACTACAAGGAGG GTGGTCTTGGTGAAGCTGTTCTTGCAGCAGTGGGCAAAGAGCCTGGCATCATTGTGACCCGGCTGGCAGTGTCCGGTGTTCCCCGCAGCGGAAAGTCCGAAGAGCTGCTGGACATCTTTAAAATCAGCGCCAAGCACATTGCCGACGCCGTGCGTCAGACCTTTGCAAACTAA